In Haloimpatiens massiliensis, the following are encoded in one genomic region:
- a CDS encoding FprA family A-type flavoprotein — translation MAVEKLNENIYWIGVKNPELRVFDIIMETKKGTTYNSYLINDEKVAIIDTVKDGYYDEFLSNIKSVIGDKKVDYIIVQHTELDHSGSLVKLIKDFPEAKVIGSKAALTYSKNITNMDLNAMDKPDELNLGNTTLKFIYAPNLHWPDTMFTYAKEDKILFTCDFLGCHYCPQGCMTDACTGEYFDEMKYYFDVIMGPFKKFVLAGLNKIKDLDFKIVAPSHGPIHVDDLEKYLDLYKQWATVETPQEKIIPIFYISAYGNTENIAKYFQKKLGENQIKSEVYEITTTDMNKMVDMIEKAPGFMIGSPTINQDAVKPSWDLLSFVSPIVNRGKVAAAFGSYGWSGEGVPMLTDRMKSLKLKVVEPGYKVNFVPSQEDYKKADEFINKFIELL, via the coding sequence ATGGCTGTAGAAAAATTAAATGAAAACATATATTGGATCGGAGTAAAAAATCCTGAACTTAGAGTTTTTGACATAATAATGGAAACTAAGAAAGGAACCACATATAATTCTTATCTAATTAATGATGAAAAAGTTGCTATAATAGATACGGTTAAAGATGGATATTATGATGAATTTCTAAGCAATATAAAGAGTGTTATAGGAGATAAGAAGGTAGATTACATAATAGTTCAGCATACAGAGCTAGATCATAGCGGTTCTTTAGTTAAACTTATAAAGGATTTCCCAGAAGCAAAGGTAATAGGGTCAAAGGCAGCATTAACTTACAGCAAAAATATAACTAATATGGATTTAAATGCCATGGATAAGCCAGATGAATTAAATTTAGGAAACACTACACTTAAATTTATATATGCACCGAACTTACATTGGCCAGATACTATGTTTACTTATGCTAAAGAGGATAAGATACTTTTTACTTGTGATTTTTTAGGATGTCATTATTGTCCACAAGGATGCATGACAGATGCTTGTACTGGAGAATATTTTGATGAAATGAAGTATTATTTTGACGTTATAATGGGACCATTTAAAAAGTTTGTACTTGCAGGATTAAACAAGATCAAAGATTTAGATTTTAAAATAGTAGCTCCAAGCCATGGACCTATACATGTAGATGATTTAGAAAAATATTTGGATTTATATAAACAGTGGGCAACGGTAGAAACTCCACAAGAAAAAATAATTCCTATTTTCTATATTTCAGCTTATGGTAATACAGAAAATATAGCAAAGTACTTCCAAAAGAAATTAGGAGAAAATCAAATTAAATCAGAAGTGTATGAAATAACTACTACTGATATGAATAAAATGGTGGATATGATTGAAAAAGCTCCTGGATTTATGATAGGATCACCAACAATCAATCAAGATGCTGTTAAACCATCTTGGGACTTACTATCTTTTGTATCGCCTATAGTAAATAGAGGTAAGGTAGCTGCAGCTTTCGGATCTTATGGATGGAGTGGTGAAGGTGTACCAATGTTAACTGATAGAATGAAAAGCTTAAAATTAAAGGTGGTAGAGCCAGGATATAAGGTGAACTTTGTGCCATCACAAGAGGATTATAAAAAGGCAGATGAATTTATAAATAAATTTATTGAGCTTTTATAA
- a CDS encoding DUF896 domain-containing protein, which yields MGMEELIGRINFLYKKGIGEGLTPEEKLEQKKLRDQYIGIIKGNFRSQLNTLKKVSCR from the coding sequence ATGGGTATGGAAGAGTTAATAGGAAGAATAAATTTTTTATATAAAAAGGGTATTGGTGAAGGACTTACCCCTGAGGAAAAGTTAGAGCAAAAGAAATTAAGAGATCAATATATAGGAATAATAAAAGGTAATTTTAGATCTCAACTTAATACCTTAAAAAAGGTTTCCTGTAGATAG
- the rocF gene encoding arginase, whose protein sequence is MDINIIGVPLFYGCDRKGVDLSPNTLRENGIINIIEKHNHKVYDLGNIYVPAVSEKNKYSHSNKMKYLKEIVDVNTNLAHQVYTSINSGNFPLIIGGDHALGLGSLRGANRKYSKLAVVWIDAHGDINTHETTPSGNVHGMPLAAAMGIGHNDLTNTYYHGVNVNPENVFLIAARDLDKGETQLIKDKNINLYTTNTIKELGIEKVMEDVISKLKSKDIDAVHLSFDIDCLDSNLVPGTGTPVCEGIELSHGKYALKALLETNLICSLDFVELNTKLDSSQQTLNICLELMDWISKHL, encoded by the coding sequence ATGGACATAAATATAATAGGAGTACCACTATTCTATGGTTGTGATAGAAAGGGAGTAGATTTATCACCTAATACCCTAAGAGAAAATGGTATTATAAACATTATTGAAAAGCACAATCATAAAGTTTATGATCTTGGAAACATATATGTTCCAGCAGTTTCAGAAAAAAACAAATATAGTCACAGCAATAAAATGAAGTATCTAAAAGAAATTGTAGACGTAAATACAAACTTAGCACATCAAGTATATACCTCTATTAACTCAGGCAATTTTCCATTAATCATCGGTGGAGACCATGCTCTTGGTCTTGGAAGCTTAAGAGGTGCCAACAGAAAATATTCTAAATTAGCAGTAGTTTGGATAGATGCTCATGGTGATATTAATACCCATGAAACCACCCCTTCTGGAAATGTTCACGGCATGCCATTAGCAGCAGCTATGGGAATAGGCCATAATGATTTAACTAATACATACTATCATGGAGTAAATGTAAATCCTGAAAATGTATTTTTGATAGCTGCTAGAGACTTAGACAAGGGTGAAACTCAACTTATTAAAGATAAAAACATAAATTTATATACTACAAATACTATAAAAGAACTAGGCATTGAAAAAGTAATGGAAGATGTTATTTCCAAACTAAAATCTAAAGATATAGATGCTGTACATTTAAGTTTTGATATAGATTGCCTTGATTCAAATTTGGTACCAGGAACAGGTACTCCTGTATGTGAAGGTATAGAATTATCTCATGGTAAATATGCCTTAAAAGCGCTATTGGAAACTAATTTAATTTGCTCTTTAGATTTTGTAGAGTTAAACACTAAATTAGATTCTTCACAGCAAACTTTAAATATTTGCTTAGAACTTATGGATTGGATATCAAAACACCTCTAA
- a CDS encoding 5'-methylthioadenosine phosphorylase (Catalyzes the reversible phosphorolysis of 5'-deoxy-5'- methylthioadenosine (MTA) to adenine and 5-methylthio-D-ribose-1- phosphate), which translates to MKIGIIGGTGVYDSSFIKNPMKCSISTKYGEISYLKGIRGTKEIFFIERHSAGHKLIPSNVNYKGNITALKELNVDLIISTAAVGGINNCKVGDFVLLDDFMDFTKNRNYSFFDEEGSGVIHVDMTEPYCREIRKNLIKAFNALKAPLVQRGTYICTEGPRFETPAEIKMYKTLGGDVVGMTNVPEVILAREASLCYATIALVTNYAAGISNNPLTHREVSENMDKMMSTLKSTLEYFIDHIELDNWCCSCKNALDELNSLK; encoded by the coding sequence ATGAAAATAGGCATAATAGGCGGTACAGGCGTTTATGATAGCTCATTCATTAAAAATCCAATGAAATGTAGCATTTCTACTAAATATGGTGAAATATCCTACTTAAAAGGTATTAGGGGAACAAAAGAAATTTTTTTTATAGAAAGACATTCTGCTGGTCATAAGCTAATACCTTCAAATGTAAATTATAAAGGAAATATAACTGCTCTAAAAGAGTTAAATGTAGATTTAATAATCTCTACTGCTGCTGTAGGTGGCATTAATAATTGCAAAGTTGGAGACTTTGTATTGTTAGATGACTTTATGGATTTTACCAAAAATAGAAATTATTCTTTTTTCGATGAGGAGGGTTCAGGTGTAATTCATGTGGATATGACGGAACCTTATTGTAGAGAAATAAGAAAAAATCTTATAAAGGCTTTTAATGCCCTAAAAGCTCCACTAGTTCAGAGAGGTACTTATATTTGCACTGAAGGACCTAGATTTGAAACTCCTGCAGAAATAAAAATGTATAAAACATTAGGTGGAGATGTAGTAGGTATGACCAATGTACCTGAAGTTATATTGGCAAGAGAAGCTTCCTTATGCTATGCTACAATAGCTCTTGTGACTAACTACGCTGCTGGCATATCTAATAACCCATTAACTCATAGAGAAGTAAGCGAAAATATGGATAAAATGATGTCCACATTAAAAAGCACTCTAGAATATTTTATAGATCATATAGAATTAGATAATTGGTGCTGTAGCTGTAAAAATGCTTTAGATGAATTAAATTCTTTGAAATAA
- a CDS encoding PLP-dependent aminotransferase family protein has translation MEKYKVNFQEEENKYVQIYKNIKKLIDTSKIEEGDKLPSIRKLAEYLKVNNVTIVNAYKKLEEEGYAVQKIGSGTYAKRKNSGRGFRKEYAKAFKNAMDHPGEKYIDFTGEATCVDYFPVDVLKKVIDEVLDRDGAEALVYQETLGYHGLRKSINHFFWQGKLSDEDILVVSGAQQGIDIVTKSIVNVNDNVIVEKPTYSGALSVFKWKKANIIEVDMLHDGIDIDQLKKVLKRHKIKCFYTMSYFQNPTGISYSLEKKKQILELADIYDFYIIEDDYLSELIYNENLKYKSFKSLDANDRVIYIKSFSKIFLPGIRLGYLVSPVRFIETMKNSKINTDISTSSLMQRTLDLYIKKGYWKEYINKLNNIYVKKYKFTKEKIKDLLKDKVTFNEPQGGLSFYLKISDKIKIDSISLFYKCKEKNILITPGVLFYKFPHEGKRYFKVSFSQISNEDLEKGLKIIYDVLK, from the coding sequence ATGGAAAAGTATAAAGTGAATTTTCAAGAAGAAGAAAATAAGTATGTTCAAATATATAAAAATATTAAAAAGCTCATAGATACATCTAAAATAGAAGAGGGGGATAAACTGCCCTCTATTAGAAAGTTAGCTGAGTATTTAAAAGTTAACAACGTAACTATAGTAAATGCTTATAAGAAGCTAGAAGAAGAAGGATATGCGGTACAAAAGATTGGCAGTGGAACTTATGCCAAAAGAAAAAATAGTGGAAGAGGCTTTAGAAAAGAATATGCAAAAGCCTTTAAAAATGCTATGGATCATCCAGGAGAAAAATATATAGACTTTACAGGGGAGGCCACTTGTGTAGATTACTTCCCTGTAGATGTTTTAAAGAAGGTAATAGATGAGGTTTTGGATAGGGATGGGGCTGAGGCTCTAGTCTATCAAGAAACCCTCGGCTACCACGGACTTAGAAAGAGTATAAATCATTTTTTTTGGCAAGGAAAACTGAGTGATGAGGACATACTTGTGGTATCTGGAGCGCAGCAAGGCATAGATATAGTTACAAAATCTATAGTTAATGTGAATGACAATGTTATTGTAGAAAAGCCAACATATAGTGGTGCATTATCTGTTTTCAAATGGAAAAAAGCCAATATAATAGAAGTAGACATGCTTCATGATGGAATTGACATAGATCAGTTAAAGAAAGTTTTAAAAAGACATAAAATTAAATGTTTTTATACTATGAGCTATTTTCAAAATCCAACGGGTATAAGTTATAGCTTAGAAAAAAAGAAACAAATATTAGAGTTAGCAGATATTTATGATTTCTATATAATAGAAGATGATTATTTATCAGAACTTATATATAATGAAAATTTAAAGTACAAAAGCTTTAAGAGTTTAGATGCTAATGATAGGGTAATATATATAAAAAGCTTTTCTAAAATATTCTTGCCAGGTATAAGATTAGGATACTTAGTTTCACCAGTAAGATTCATAGAAACTATGAAAAATTCAAAGATAAATACAGACATATCTACATCTAGCTTAATGCAAAGAACTCTTGATTTATATATAAAAAAAGGATATTGGAAAGAGTATATAAATAAACTTAATAATATATATGTAAAAAAATATAAATTTACTAAAGAAAAGATAAAAGACTTATTAAAGGATAAAGTTACTTTTAATGAACCACAGGGTGGACTAAGTTTCTATTTGAAAATATCTGATAAGATAAAAATAGACAGTATTAGTCTTTTTTATAAGTGTAAGGAAAAAAACATATTAATTACACCAGGGGTTCTTTTTTATAAATTTCCTCACGAGGGTAAAAGATATTTTAAAGTGAGCTTTTCACAGATATCTAACGAGGACTTAGAAAAGGGACTCAAAATTATATATGATGTTTTAAAATAG
- the hflX gene encoding GTPase HflX translates to MITGNIEGIRNTILDKLEEIYEINTDKNYTLNLQVIDILCAITEIINREISVAIDRRGNVINVSIGDNSTVEIAAVDVKEKKLSGVAVIHTHPKGNSRLSILDISALGRQKLDYIAALGVEDGRCKEITFGFCIVEEQQLKAKVIGPLTLEKALNLDIRREIFQSEESIGEYENVQDDSERALLVGIDSKESIEELEELAKACNVKTMDKIFQNKEKVDTAFYVGRGKIDEISYLVQLHKANVVIFDDELSASQIRNIEDALGVKVIDRTTLILEIFARRARTKEAKIQVELAQLKYRLPRLIGMGGVLSRTGGGIGTRGPGEKKLETDKRHIRERIYDLKRELVKIKDTRKTQREKREKENIPKVALVGYTNAGKSTLRNKVCEIYAPNESMAKENVFEANMLFATLDTTIRAIELKDSRIVTFTDTVGFISKLPHDLVEAFKSTLEEVIYSDLLLHVVDSSSSNAIEQINVVNQVLRELKVQDKSIILVLNKIDMANRENVEKIKEKFIGENFIEISAKEGRNIDELMDKIQQYLPNNMEQGNFLIPYDKQNIVAYIHQNGKINVEEYKEEGTYIEAIVDKKTYNKYRDFLI, encoded by the coding sequence ATGATAACAGGAAATATTGAAGGAATAAGGAATACAATATTAGATAAGTTAGAAGAAATATATGAAATAAACACGGATAAAAACTATACTTTAAATCTTCAAGTGATAGATATATTGTGTGCTATAACTGAAATAATTAACAGAGAAATTAGTGTTGCTATAGATAGAAGAGGTAATGTTATAAACGTATCTATAGGAGATAATTCTACGGTAGAAATAGCTGCTGTGGATGTAAAAGAGAAAAAATTAAGTGGAGTAGCTGTAATACATACTCACCCTAAGGGAAATTCAAGATTATCTATATTAGATATATCGGCTTTGGGTAGGCAGAAACTAGATTATATAGCAGCTTTAGGGGTAGAAGATGGAAGGTGTAAAGAAATAACTTTTGGGTTTTGCATTGTAGAAGAACAGCAATTGAAGGCTAAAGTAATAGGTCCACTTACTCTAGAGAAAGCTTTAAATTTAGATATAAGGAGAGAAATTTTCCAAAGTGAGGAGTCTATAGGGGAATATGAAAATGTACAGGATGATTCTGAAAGAGCATTGTTAGTGGGAATTGACAGTAAGGAGAGTATAGAGGAATTAGAGGAACTAGCAAAAGCTTGTAATGTTAAAACTATGGATAAAATTTTTCAAAATAAAGAGAAGGTAGATACTGCTTTTTATGTAGGAAGGGGAAAAATAGATGAAATATCTTATCTGGTTCAATTACATAAAGCTAATGTAGTTATATTTGATGATGAACTTTCTGCATCTCAAATAAGAAATATAGAAGATGCACTGGGAGTTAAAGTAATAGATAGAACTACTTTGATACTAGAAATATTTGCTAGAAGAGCTAGGACTAAAGAGGCTAAAATACAAGTGGAATTGGCTCAGCTTAAGTACAGACTTCCAAGGCTTATAGGCATGGGAGGAGTTTTATCTAGAACTGGTGGCGGAATAGGAACTAGGGGCCCTGGAGAGAAGAAATTAGAGACAGATAAAAGGCACATAAGGGAAAGAATATATGACTTAAAAAGAGAACTTGTAAAAATAAAGGATACGAGAAAAACTCAAAGAGAAAAGAGAGAAAAAGAAAATATACCTAAGGTGGCTTTGGTGGGATATACCAATGCGGGGAAATCCACACTTAGAAATAAAGTATGTGAAATTTATGCACCAAATGAGAGTATGGCAAAGGAAAATGTATTTGAAGCTAATATGCTTTTTGCTACTTTAGACACTACAATAAGAGCTATAGAATTAAAAGATTCTAGAATAGTAACTTTTACAGATACAGTAGGCTTCATAAGTAAACTTCCGCATGATTTAGTAGAGGCATTTAAATCTACATTAGAAGAGGTTATTTATTCAGATTTACTTCTTCATGTGGTGGATAGTTCATCTTCTAATGCTATAGAACAGATAAATGTAGTAAACCAGGTGCTTAGAGAATTAAAGGTTCAAGATAAGTCTATTATATTAGTGCTTAATAAAATTGATATGGCAAATAGAGAAAATGTAGAAAAGATAAAAGAAAAATTTATTGGGGAAAACTTTATAGAAATAAGCGCTAAAGAAGGTAGAAATATAGATGAACTTATGGATAAAATACAGCAGTATCTTCCTAATAATATGGAGCAAGGAAATTTTTTGATTCCTTATGATAAACAGAATATAGTAGCTTATATTCATCAAAATGGAAAGATAAATGTGGAAGAGTACAAAGAAGAGGGGACTTATATAGAAGCTATAGTAGATAAAAAAACCTATAATAAATATAGAGACTTTTTAATATAA
- a CDS encoding nucleotidyltransferase domain-containing protein, producing MTNTILQYQKAFNNIVDRLKSDKSVLAVMVFGSMVTGDLWDESDIDLFVVKDDEDNTIKNIYTREKNVPIHIKLMSKEKFINLQNEDLKGGFLHRIFSASRLVFSKDMDITNRYDRGRFYPDLDREIWNMIYLAKALKNIGVCKKYLANNRIYTAYTSAIKCSEDFAKLKINSSGYMVSKDVMSTSMNIDENFRVHVDELFFNNLKADEGIRDAIAYIEAEIDKDLRNITGFLLEYIREKDSLLSAEDIKRDKLFKDFDIDMEEILNKLWEKNLLKKETRDYKSSEGNVLFKENVYFV from the coding sequence ATGACTAATACGATACTGCAATATCAAAAAGCATTTAACAACATTGTAGATAGATTAAAAAGTGATAAGTCTGTTTTAGCTGTTATGGTTTTTGGAAGTATGGTAACGGGAGATCTTTGGGATGAATCAGACATAGATTTGTTTGTAGTAAAGGATGATGAGGACAATACTATAAAGAATATTTATACTAGGGAAAAAAATGTGCCAATCCATATAAAGCTTATGAGTAAAGAGAAATTTATAAATTTACAAAATGAAGATTTAAAGGGTGGATTTTTACACAGAATTTTTTCCGCATCTAGATTGGTTTTCTCTAAGGATATGGATATCACCAATAGATACGATAGAGGAAGATTTTATCCAGATTTAGATAGAGAGATATGGAATATGATTTACCTTGCAAAGGCTTTAAAAAATATTGGGGTTTGTAAGAAATACTTAGCAAATAATAGAATATATACTGCTTATACTTCAGCTATAAAATGCTCAGAAGATTTTGCAAAACTTAAAATAAATTCATCAGGATATATGGTAAGTAAAGATGTTATGAGTACAAGTATGAATATAGATGAAAATTTTAGAGTTCATGTAGATGAATTATTTTTTAATAATTTAAAAGCTGATGAGGGAATTAGGGATGCTATAGCTTATATAGAAGCAGAAATCGACAAGGATTTAAGAAATATAACTGGATTTTTATTAGAATATATAAGAGAAAAAGATTCTTTATTGAGTGCAGAGGATATTAAAAGAGATAAATTATTTAAGGATTTTGATATAGATATGGAAGAGATATTAAATAAACTGTGGGAAAAGAATCTTTTAAAGAAGGAAACTAGAGATTACAAATCTTCAGAGGGAAATGTGTTATTTAAGGAGAATGTATACTTTGTTTAA
- a CDS encoding YigZ family protein, with the protein MGYLTIKDRAEARFYEKKSEFIGYVKRVETEEEAKEFIGEIRHMHKQATHNVYAYVIGENRGIQRYSDDGEPQGTAGIPVLEVIKKNNVSDCVVVATRYFGGVLLGAGGLIRAYSKTAAMAIEQGGIVEKVKGIPIEMIIDYDMLGKLQYTCEQKGWYIEDTIYTDKVALLFYFEIDKKEEFEKRVIDITGGKVIIEEKDEDIFFKKDSRLYLVC; encoded by the coding sequence ATGGGATATTTAACCATAAAGGATAGGGCAGAAGCTAGATTCTATGAAAAGAAATCAGAGTTTATAGGATATGTAAAAAGGGTAGAAACGGAAGAAGAGGCTAAAGAGTTTATAGGAGAAATAAGACATATGCATAAGCAAGCTACTCACAATGTTTATGCATATGTCATAGGAGAAAATAGAGGAATACAAAGATACAGTGATGATGGGGAACCACAAGGTACAGCAGGTATACCTGTGTTAGAGGTTATAAAGAAAAACAATGTATCTGATTGTGTTGTGGTGGCAACTAGATATTTTGGAGGAGTATTATTAGGAGCTGGGGGACTTATAAGAGCCTACTCAAAAACAGCAGCTATGGCTATAGAACAAGGAGGAATAGTAGAAAAAGTAAAAGGGATTCCTATAGAAATGATAATAGATTATGATATGTTAGGAAAACTTCAATACACTTGTGAACAAAAGGGATGGTATATTGAAGACACAATATATACAGACAAGGTAGCCCTTTTATTTTATTTTGAAATAGATAAAAAAGAAGAATTTGAAAAAAGAGTTATAGATATAACTGGTGGCAAAGTAATAATAGAAGAAAAGGATGAGGATATTTTCTTTAAAAAAGATAGCAGATTGTATTTAGTTTGCTAG
- a CDS encoding HEAT repeat domain-containing protein, producing the protein MKKNLLNVKWENIQNYDDKDISYFLFLEGKDLEAISKIRNLDKIEVQNHIIEGKIRYRFLAKNSSVEELFTSIYQAGKEDRKLFLKFVTGETKEKLINYIKSNYADMPPKSKERAVWILGELKDGVDILKKASVHKFTSIRRLAVSAMGKIGHKDCEIALIRALDDENPQVVLYAIKALNKLNSQLSLTKLKEIEDKWNKEYISRAVDEYINRMES; encoded by the coding sequence GTGAAAAAGAATTTACTAAATGTAAAATGGGAAAATATTCAAAATTATGATGACAAGGATATATCTTATTTTCTTTTTTTGGAAGGTAAGGATTTAGAGGCTATTTCGAAAATAAGAAATTTAGACAAAATAGAGGTGCAAAACCACATAATAGAAGGTAAAATAAGGTATAGATTTTTAGCTAAAAATTCAAGTGTAGAGGAACTTTTTACATCCATATACCAAGCAGGTAAAGAGGATAGAAAACTATTTTTAAAATTTGTAACTGGGGAAACAAAGGAAAAGCTAATAAATTATATAAAGTCTAATTATGCAGATATGCCACCTAAAAGCAAGGAGAGAGCAGTATGGATATTAGGCGAATTAAAAGATGGGGTAGATATTTTAAAAAAAGCTTCAGTGCACAAATTCACTAGCATCAGAAGGCTTGCGGTATCTGCCATGGGTAAAATAGGACATAAGGATTGTGAAATTGCTTTAATTAGAGCATTAGATGATGAAAATCCTCAAGTGGTTTTATATGCCATAAAGGCATTGAATAAATTGAATAGCCAGTTAAGTTTGACAAAGCTTAAAGAAATAGAAGATAAATGGAATAAAGAGTATATAAGCAGAGCAGTGGATGAGTACATTAATCGTATGGAATCTTAA
- a CDS encoding amidohydrolase, which yields MNILIKNAFIVTMDEKREIIEKGYVFIEGEYIKAVGAGEYKGEFENSHNTKVINGENYCVMPGLVNAHTHAAMTLLRGYGEGLPLMQWLNHKIWPMEAKFKEEHIKVGTQLACIEMLRSGTTTFNDMYFMQEQVLEVVKDMNMRAVLGLPIIGEAWENQLNTSLEIMQKIDKEENVSFKMMFAPHSPYTLSYDALKSIGQMAKEKDKGIHIHVSETEDEVNIIREKYNKTTCELLDEVGILQSPVVAAHCVHLTKDDMDILQKAGVSPVYNPQSNMKLASGTAPVGEMLKMEINVCLGTDGTSSNNNLNMFEEMETAAFLQKLKYNDATKLSSKTVLKMATYNGAKALGFKDLGMIKEGFKCDLIMLDLNRPNMVPIYDMHSNLVFSANGSEVQYVIVNGNILMEKGEFLNIDEEKIIYESNKLCKKLIY from the coding sequence ATGAATATATTAATAAAAAATGCCTTTATAGTTACTATGGATGAGAAAAGAGAAATAATAGAAAAGGGTTATGTGTTTATAGAGGGAGAATATATTAAAGCTGTTGGAGCAGGAGAATATAAGGGTGAATTTGAAAATAGTCACAACACTAAAGTAATAAATGGAGAAAATTACTGCGTGATGCCGGGTCTTGTAAATGCTCATACTCATGCAGCTATGACATTATTAAGAGGTTATGGAGAAGGACTCCCTCTTATGCAGTGGCTAAATCACAAGATATGGCCTATGGAAGCTAAATTTAAGGAGGAACACATAAAAGTTGGTACTCAGCTAGCTTGTATTGAAATGTTAAGAAGTGGTACTACTACTTTTAATGACATGTATTTCATGCAAGAACAAGTATTAGAAGTAGTAAAAGATATGAACATGAGAGCAGTATTAGGACTTCCTATAATTGGGGAAGCATGGGAAAATCAATTAAACACATCATTGGAGATAATGCAAAAGATAGATAAGGAAGAAAATGTGAGTTTCAAAATGATGTTTGCACCTCATTCACCATATACATTGTCCTATGATGCTTTAAAGAGCATAGGACAAATGGCAAAAGAAAAAGATAAAGGTATACACATTCATGTATCAGAAACTGAAGATGAAGTTAATATAATTAGAGAAAAATATAATAAAACTACTTGTGAACTATTAGATGAAGTGGGTATTTTGCAAAGTCCTGTGGTGGCAGCTCATTGTGTACATTTAACAAAAGATGATATGGATATCTTACAAAAGGCAGGGGTAAGTCCAGTATATAATCCTCAAAGCAATATGAAGTTAGCTAGTGGAACAGCGCCAGTGGGAGAAATGCTTAAAATGGAAATAAATGTGTGCTTGGGCACAGATGGAACCTCTAGTAATAATAATTTAAATATGTTTGAGGAGATGGAAACAGCTGCATTTTTACAAAAGCTCAAATACAATGATGCAACTAAACTAAGTTCTAAAACTGTTCTAAAGATGGCAACATATAATGGAGCTAAAGCTTTAGGATTTAAGGATTTAGGTATGATAAAGGAAGGATTTAAATGTGATCTCATAATGTTAGATTTAAATAGACCTAACATGGTTCCAATTTATGATATGCATTCTAATTTAGTATTTTCAGCTAATGGAAGTGAAGTACAATATGTAATAGTAAATGGAAATATACTTATGGAAAAAGGTGAATTTTTAAATATAGATGAAGAAAAAATCATATATGAAAGTAATAAATTGTGCAAAAAACTTATATATTAG